The Pleomorphomonas sp. T1.2MG-36 genome has a segment encoding these proteins:
- a CDS encoding autotransporter domain-containing protein: MVGGTCLRRLRGCLCAASSALAVGVVASLPAGHAWAGDVSVSTTKTVAYGNSSSSGAETLDTSASSSNNTLSLLPGANITQNAYGGYVDATTADDVANSNVLAVSGGTVGQNVYGGYSDQGSASSNAVIISGTSTIMGDVIGGHVFLASTGNAENNTVDISGGTFGADAIAGGFSQNTAASGNTVTISGGTFASNMLIGGISDTGSATGNTVTISGATTTFNNSNMYLSGGLCQLACAGDMFSGNTLNLKIAGLTVGTLDNFKYLNFYLPTTLAANGTMLTVGGIANLTDGNGASSVINVGINGASSALAVGDSVKLIHAGTLTTAAGLNGTATGTGMQGVTLQYVFDISATTTDLIATVSSAPTVTDESKALSEGFVSGASLVNEGADLAAGKGMANAIGGARADWSPFAAVSGGSIRTNTGSHVDVDGVSLVAGLSRGIDLSIGRLTAGAFAEFGSGNYDTFNGFASGDVRGHGNSHYVGGGLLGHQDFRPMGPGHAYAEGSARIGVANNNYSSGDLTSGGVAAGYETSSLYYGLSAAVGYVWNLGDAMTVDVSGKYIWSRLGSDSAQLTTGETVDFEAVNSERTRLGARVSYALSNKVTPYAGAAWEHEFDGKARASTNGLAIDAPSMAGDTGILEAGLTLKPSDDLPLSIDLGLQGFVGQREGIAGSFQAKLAF, translated from the coding sequence CTGCCTCTGCGCGGCGTCGTCGGCGCTGGCGGTTGGCGTCGTGGCATCTCTTCCGGCCGGCCATGCCTGGGCGGGCGATGTCAGCGTGAGCACGACGAAGACCGTCGCCTATGGCAACAGCTCTTCATCCGGTGCGGAGACGCTGGACACCTCGGCCTCTTCCAGCAACAACACATTGAGCCTTTTGCCCGGCGCCAACATCACCCAGAACGCCTATGGCGGATACGTTGATGCCACCACGGCGGATGACGTCGCCAACTCGAACGTGTTGGCCGTTTCGGGCGGGACCGTTGGCCAGAACGTTTACGGCGGCTACTCCGACCAGGGGAGCGCCAGCTCCAACGCGGTGATCATCTCCGGCACTTCGACCATCATGGGAGACGTCATCGGCGGTCATGTGTTTTTGGCCAGTACAGGCAATGCCGAGAACAACACTGTCGACATCAGCGGCGGAACCTTCGGTGCGGACGCCATCGCCGGCGGCTTTTCCCAGAATACGGCTGCCTCGGGCAACACGGTGACGATCAGCGGCGGAACCTTCGCCTCGAACATGCTCATCGGTGGCATCTCCGACACGGGATCGGCCACGGGCAACACGGTGACGATCAGTGGGGCGACGACGACATTCAACAACAGCAACATGTACCTGTCTGGCGGCCTGTGTCAGCTGGCGTGCGCGGGTGACATGTTCTCGGGCAACACGCTCAACCTCAAGATAGCCGGCCTCACCGTCGGCACTCTGGATAACTTCAAGTATCTCAACTTCTATCTGCCGACGACGCTCGCCGCTAACGGCACCATGCTGACGGTGGGCGGAATCGCCAACCTGACCGACGGCAACGGCGCGTCGTCCGTCATCAATGTCGGCATCAACGGCGCGTCGTCGGCGCTTGCCGTGGGCGATAGCGTCAAGCTGATCCACGCCGGGACGCTGACCACCGCCGCCGGTCTCAACGGCACGGCGACCGGAACGGGCATGCAGGGCGTGACGCTGCAATACGTGTTCGACATATCAGCGACCACGACGGACCTCATCGCCACCGTTTCGTCGGCCCCCACTGTCACCGACGAGAGCAAGGCGCTGTCGGAGGGCTTCGTTTCCGGGGCGTCGCTGGTCAACGAGGGCGCCGATCTCGCCGCCGGCAAGGGCATGGCCAACGCCATCGGCGGCGCCAGGGCCGACTGGTCGCCGTTCGCGGCGGTGTCCGGCGGTTCGATCCGCACCAACACCGGCTCGCATGTCGACGTCGACGGCGTGTCGCTGGTGGCCGGCCTGTCGCGCGGCATCGATCTGTCCATCGGCCGGCTGACGGCTGGCGCCTTCGCCGAGTTCGGCAGCGGCAACTACGACACCTTCAACGGCTTCGCCTCGGGCGACGTGCGCGGCCACGGCAACAGCCACTATGTTGGCGGCGGCCTGCTCGGCCACCAGGATTTCCGCCCGATGGGGCCGGGGCATGCCTATGCCGAGGGTTCGGCCCGCATCGGCGTCGCCAACAACAACTACTCGAGCGGCGACCTGACCTCGGGCGGCGTCGCGGCCGGCTACGAGACGTCCTCGCTCTATTATGGCCTCAGCGCCGCCGTCGGCTACGTCTGGAACCTCGGCGACGCCATGACGGTGGATGTCAGCGGCAAGTACATCTGGTCGAGGCTCGGCAGCGACAGCGCTCAGCTCACCACCGGCGAGACGGTGGACTTCGAGGCGGTGAACTCCGAGCGCACCCGCCTCGGCGCCCGCGTTTCCTACGCCCTCTCCAACAAGGTCACGCCCTATGCCGGCGCGGCCTGGGAGCACGAGTTCGACGGCAAGGCCCGCGCCAGCACCAACGGGCTTGCCATCGACGCGCCGTCGATGGCCGGCGACACCGGCATTCTCGAGGCAGGCCTGACGCTGAAACCCTCCGACGACCTGCCGCTCTCCATCGACCTCGGCCTCCAGGGCTTCGTCGGCCAGCGCGAGGGCATCGCCGGCAGCTTCCAGGCCAAACTGGCGTTCTGA
- a CDS encoding serine hydrolase domain-containing protein yields the protein MSLSGISPARIDAAIDKALADRRIVGAVVLVAQGGDIVHRRAAGHLDREAGVAMREDAIFRLASITKPIVAAATMRLVEEGRLDLDAPVTAWLPDFRPALPDGTVPEIRLRHLLTHIAGLSYGFLEPADSAYHRLKVSDGLDQPGLTLHDNLSRLAAAPLAFAPGTGWRYSLGLDVLGGVLERVEGRGLADIVRDRVTAPLGLADTGFSVRDAGRLAKPYADGTPEPVAMTDGVRVPFFDTVATFAPSRILDAASYPSGGAGMAGTAGDVLTFLEAIRTGGAPILRAETVERMASDQVGTEAETQGPGWGFGHGWAVLVDPAPTGTPQAAGTLQWGGAYGHSWFVDRANALTVVALTNTAFEGMSGAFPAEIRDAVYGRVSTS from the coding sequence ATGAGTCTCTCCGGTATTTCCCCGGCCCGCATCGATGCGGCCATCGACAAGGCTCTGGCCGACCGGCGCATCGTCGGCGCCGTCGTGCTCGTCGCCCAGGGCGGCGACATCGTCCACCGCCGCGCCGCCGGCCATCTCGACCGCGAGGCGGGGGTGGCGATGCGCGAGGACGCCATCTTCCGCCTGGCCTCGATCACCAAGCCGATCGTGGCGGCGGCGACCATGCGGCTGGTCGAGGAGGGCCGGCTCGACCTCGACGCGCCGGTGACGGCCTGGCTGCCGGATTTCCGCCCCGCCTTGCCCGACGGAACGGTGCCGGAGATCCGCCTCCGCCACCTGCTGACGCACATCGCCGGCCTCAGCTACGGCTTCCTGGAGCCGGCGGACAGCGCCTATCACCGGCTGAAGGTGTCGGACGGCCTCGACCAGCCGGGCCTCACGCTGCACGACAACCTGTCGCGCCTCGCGGCGGCGCCGCTCGCCTTCGCACCGGGCACCGGCTGGCGCTACTCGCTCGGCCTCGACGTGCTCGGCGGCGTGCTGGAGAGGGTGGAGGGGCGGGGCCTCGCCGACATCGTGCGCGACCGGGTGACGGCGCCGCTCGGGCTCGCCGACACCGGCTTTTCCGTGCGGGACGCCGGGCGGCTCGCCAAGCCTTACGCCGACGGCACTCCCGAGCCGGTGGCGATGACCGACGGCGTGCGGGTGCCGTTCTTCGACACGGTTGCCACCTTCGCGCCGTCGCGCATCCTCGATGCGGCGTCCTATCCGTCGGGCGGCGCCGGCATGGCCGGCACGGCCGGCGACGTGCTGACCTTCCTGGAGGCGATCCGCACGGGCGGCGCGCCCATTCTCCGCGCCGAGACGGTGGAGCGGATGGCGAGCGATCAGGTCGGAACGGAGGCTGAGACGCAGGGGCCGGGCTGGGGCTTCGGCCACGGCTGGGCGGTGCTGGTCGACCCCGCGCCGACCGGCACGCCACAGGCGGCGGGCACGCTGCAATGGGGCGGCGCCTACGGCCACAGCTGGTTCGTCGACCGGGCCAACGCGCTGACGGTGGTGGCGCTCACCAACACCGCCTTCGAGGGCATGTCGGGCGCCTTCCCGGCCGAGATCCGCGACGCCGTCTACGGGCGCGTCAGCACATCATGA
- a CDS encoding TetR/AcrR family transcriptional regulator: MIVVKNGEPSSRRGRPRSFDRDAALAKAVETFWRHGYEGTSIADLTGAMGITAQSLYAAFSSKADLYREALSWYQTHVGSLGADLGEESDVVAEMAALLAGSAHAFTRPGRPRGCMISTSVLTCAVENEPIARHVQALRGASIDRLRARIERGIAEGQLKPTTDSQALARFIGAMIQGMSVQAQDGASEATLLTIVDHAVAEIARHRA; encoded by the coding sequence GTGATCGTTGTGAAAAATGGAGAACCGTCCTCGCGGCGCGGCCGGCCGCGCTCCTTCGATCGCGACGCGGCGCTCGCAAAGGCCGTGGAAACCTTCTGGCGGCACGGCTACGAGGGCACGTCCATCGCCGACCTCACCGGGGCCATGGGCATCACGGCGCAAAGCCTCTATGCCGCCTTCAGCTCGAAGGCTGATCTCTACCGCGAGGCGCTTTCCTGGTATCAAACGCACGTCGGCAGCCTCGGCGCCGACCTCGGCGAGGAGAGCGACGTGGTCGCGGAGATGGCGGCCCTGCTCGCCGGCTCGGCCCACGCCTTCACCCGCCCCGGCCGGCCGCGCGGCTGCATGATCTCCACCTCGGTGCTGACCTGCGCCGTCGAGAACGAGCCGATCGCCCGCCACGTCCAGGCCCTGCGCGGCGCCTCCATCGACAGGCTCAGGGCGCGCATCGAGCGCGGCATCGCCGAGGGCCAGCTGAAGCCGACCACCGACTCCCAGGCCCTCGCCCGCTTCATCGGCGCCATGATCCAGGGCATGTCGGTGCAGGCGCAGGATGGCGCGTCGGAGGCCACCCTACTCACCATCGTCGACCACGCCGTCGCCGAGATCGCGCGCCACCGCGCCTGA
- a CDS encoding LysE/ArgO family amino acid transporter: MGLSLIVAIGAQNAFVLRQGLRGGHVFAVCLTCALSDVALIVLGVSSFSRIAAVLPWLDPVMRFGGAAFLGFYGFKNLMSALKSHGALDVGGGNGATPLMPTLLACLAITWLNPHVYLDTVVLLGTISTQYPGHEAAFALGAMTSSFAFFFSLGYGAAKLRPIFAQPTAWRLLEGAIAVIMWTIAASLLIG; this comes from the coding sequence ATGGGCCTCAGCCTGATCGTCGCCATCGGCGCGCAGAATGCCTTCGTGCTCCGGCAGGGGCTGAGGGGCGGGCACGTGTTTGCCGTCTGCCTGACCTGCGCGCTGTCCGACGTGGCGTTGATCGTGCTTGGCGTTTCCAGCTTCTCGCGCATTGCCGCCGTGCTGCCCTGGCTCGACCCGGTGATGCGGTTCGGCGGCGCCGCCTTCCTGGGGTTCTACGGCTTCAAGAACCTGATGTCGGCGCTGAAGTCGCATGGCGCGCTGGATGTCGGCGGCGGCAACGGGGCGACGCCGCTCATGCCGACGCTTCTCGCCTGCCTCGCCATCACCTGGCTCAACCCGCACGTCTATCTCGACACCGTGGTGCTGCTCGGCACCATCTCGACGCAGTATCCGGGGCATGAGGCGGCCTTCGCGCTCGGCGCCATGACCTCGTCCTTCGCCTTCTTCTTCTCGCTCGGCTACGGGGCGGCCAAGCTCCGGCCGATCTTCGCCCAGCCGACGGCCTGGCGCCTCCTCGAAGGCGCCATCGCCGTGATCATGTGGACGATCGCGGCAAGCCTGCTGATCGGGTGA
- a CDS encoding LysR family transcriptional regulator ArgP → MIDYSAALAVAAIVRTGSFEKAARALTVTPSAISQRVRLLEERLGAVLIERGTPCTATEKGAWLCRHVELVGMLESDLLERLPGLGDPLSGPVTLDIAVNADSLGTWFMPAAAAFAERSKALLRIAVDDQDHTADWLRRGHVVAAVTSLSKPVAGCKVSPLGRLRYHATASPEFMARHFPDGVTAEALARAPALTFNQKDCLQQDWARQTLGATDPGPTHWLPSTQGFVEAALLGMGWGLNPVRLVEGHLATGRLVELVPGASLDVTLYWQVSRLVSGQFPELTQAVLDAARQALA, encoded by the coding sequence ATGATCGACTATTCCGCCGCGCTGGCCGTCGCCGCCATCGTCCGCACCGGCAGCTTCGAGAAGGCGGCGCGGGCGCTCACCGTCACGCCCTCGGCCATCTCCCAGCGGGTGCGCCTTCTGGAGGAACGGCTCGGCGCCGTGCTGATCGAGCGCGGCACGCCCTGCACCGCCACCGAGAAGGGCGCCTGGCTCTGCCGCCACGTCGAGCTGGTCGGCATGCTGGAAAGCGATCTCCTCGAACGCCTGCCCGGCCTCGGCGACCCGCTGTCCGGCCCCGTCACCCTCGACATCGCCGTCAACGCCGACAGCCTCGGCACCTGGTTCATGCCGGCCGCCGCCGCCTTCGCCGAGCGCTCCAAGGCGCTGCTCCGGATCGCCGTCGACGACCAGGACCACACGGCCGACTGGCTCAGGCGTGGCCACGTGGTGGCCGCCGTCACCTCGCTGTCGAAGCCGGTGGCCGGCTGCAAGGTCAGCCCGCTCGGCCGCCTGCGCTACCACGCCACCGCCAGCCCGGAGTTCATGGCCCGCCACTTCCCGGACGGCGTCACCGCCGAGGCGCTGGCCCGCGCCCCGGCGCTCACCTTCAACCAGAAGGACTGTTTGCAGCAGGACTGGGCGCGCCAGACGCTGGGCGCCACCGACCCCGGCCCCACCCACTGGCTGCCCTCGACGCAAGGCTTCGTCGAGGCAGCCCTCCTCGGCATGGGCTGGGGCCTCAACCCGGTGAGGCTCGTCGAAGGCCACCTCGCCACCGGCCGCCTCGTCGAGCTGGTGCCCGGCGCCAGCCTCGACGTGACGCTCTACTGGCAAGTCAGCCGCCTCGTCTCCGGCCAGTTCCCCGAACTGACGCAAGCCGTGCTGGACGCGGCGCGGCAGGCGCTCGCCTGA
- a CDS encoding universal stress protein: protein MNVLKIAQPKIIVALLPEPETVATCLDCALAAAEDFDASISAIHVGFNPKFAFVPPEEIAIQQLRELREGTVADRLARTRVAFEAWLADRTDAPVGWKSEEGDVEELVARETAHADLVVMANPVRLDGRDAFHATLFWSKRLLLVAPPDPKSGPRPERVIGRHIVVGWKPGEEVKRAVHAALPWLTRAGKVTVISVEKPGADYQASARAFFAELDIPADCIELRREPGSVGLQLLASADRLGADSLLIGAFKHGALWEAILGGVTRDVLAAARIPVFMMC from the coding sequence ATGAACGTCTTGAAGATCGCCCAGCCGAAGATCATCGTCGCACTGCTGCCGGAACCGGAGACGGTCGCCACCTGCCTCGACTGCGCGCTGGCCGCCGCCGAGGATTTCGACGCCTCGATCTCGGCCATCCACGTCGGCTTCAATCCGAAGTTCGCCTTCGTGCCGCCGGAGGAAATCGCCATCCAGCAGTTGCGCGAACTGAGGGAAGGCACCGTTGCCGACCGCCTCGCCCGCACCAGGGTCGCCTTCGAGGCCTGGCTCGCCGACCGGACCGACGCGCCGGTCGGCTGGAAGAGCGAGGAGGGCGACGTCGAGGAGCTGGTCGCCCGCGAGACCGCCCACGCCGACCTCGTGGTGATGGCCAACCCGGTGCGCCTCGACGGCCGCGACGCCTTCCACGCCACGCTGTTCTGGTCGAAGCGCCTGTTGCTGGTAGCGCCGCCAGACCCGAAGTCCGGCCCGCGCCCCGAGCGTGTCATCGGCCGCCACATCGTCGTCGGCTGGAAGCCGGGCGAGGAGGTGAAGCGCGCGGTGCACGCGGCGCTGCCCTGGCTGACGCGCGCCGGCAAGGTGACGGTGATCTCGGTCGAAAAGCCGGGCGCCGACTATCAGGCTTCGGCCCGCGCCTTCTTCGCCGAGCTCGACATCCCCGCCGACTGCATCGAGCTCCGGCGCGAACCGGGCAGCGTCGGCCTGCAACTGCTCGCCTCCGCCGACCGGCTCGGCGCCGACAGCCTGCTCATCGGCGCCTTCAAGCACGGCGCCCTGTGGGAAGCGATCCTCGGCGGCGTCACCCGCGACGTTCTCGCCGCCGCCCGCATCCCCGTCTTCATGATGTGCTGA